The genomic stretch CAGCAAGACGCAGCGCGGTTCGGGACACCCGACGTGATGACCAGGAGGTTCGCATGATGCTCTCTGCCCGTCCTTTGATCGGCCCACCGGGGATATTCCGGGTCTGGGTGGGTGCCTTTGGCGTAATCAATCCGCCGGTTCCCCGATTCACCATCGACGGTACGCCGGCTGCGACGGTGGGCCCGGCGGTGTTCTTCGAGGTGCGCGACAAGCAGCGCCAGGCCGGTTCCGGCAACAGTCCAGCCAATCATCAGGGCGTTTTCGAATTGCAATCGCCGGGGCCCGGGGATCATGTGGTGGTTGTCAGCCTGGCGGGAGAAACGTCGTCCGTTCGCTTGCGGGAGATGCCCGCCCGGGTGACCGAACCGTTTGCCGGCGGTTTCACAATGCTGCTGGCCTCCTGTTATTACCAGAAGAACGACAAAGGCGCGCTCGCCAGCCTGCAATCGCGCCTCAAATCGCGCCCGGACATGGTGTTGCTGGCCGGTGATCAGGTGTACCTGGATTTGCCGCTTCACGAAGACCTTCCGGGAAACGAACCGGCGCTCTCGCGGATGCTGGGCGACAAGTACGCTAAGCACTGGCTCTCGAGGGAAAAGCAGATCAACGGGCTGGACCCGCTGTTGCAACTGGCGCCCACGGCCTGCATTCCCGACGATCACGAATACTGGAACAACGCGCCGCATTTCTCGCCATGGCTGCCTTGCACCTATACCGCGCAGAGCCGGCAGATGCTCGCCAGTGCCGGGCGCAATCTGTATGAGGACTTTCAACTGGGCGGTGACCCCGCATCCCATCAGGGCGCGCAGCGAATCGAGGTCGATCCGCTGCGCATGATTTTGCTCGACACTCGTTCGGATCGCGATCCGGGCGGGGCTTACGATGGCCGGTACGGTTTGATGAGCAAGGCCACCGAAGACGATCTGGTGCAGTGGCAAAACGACCTGCTGAACGATCACCGCGCCGGCAAACTGACCATCGGCGTACTGGCCGCCGGACAGACGCTGTTTTCCAAGGCGCCGCCCTGGTACTCCGAGTGGGCGGACTCGGATCTGCAGAGCTACGCGCAGTTCGGCATCATCCTTCGGGTGCTGCGCACGGTCTGCGAGGCGGGCATCCCGGTGGTGTTTCTCAGTGGCGATGTGCATTACAGCACCATCTCCAGGGCGACCTGGACCAAGACCGGACAGGAATGCCTGTTTGAAGTGGTCAGCTCGCCGGTTTGCCAGATCGATGGACCGCCGACCAAGGCCGACCCACCGGTTACGGATCTGGACGCCAAACGCTTCCAGACGAAATGGGTCGACCATTACTCAGGCAACGTCGTTCTGACGATCAACTTTTTGCGGGGAGGTGGCAGTGTCGACATGAACATCACCTTGTACCCGCTGGATGGCGGCCACCTGTCGCCTCGCGCTCTGGAGACGATTCGTCTCACCCCTCGGCATTGACCACGTTTTGCACAGGTTCGACTCAAGAGGTAAAAACCATGTTGAAAAATCGCAGTGGAAGCGGACGCAACCCGGAGATCGTCGAGCAGGAGCGCCGCCGGAGTGAGAGTAACGATGGATGGCTGGAGCGTGCGTTCAAGGACCTCGGCCAGCCGGATCTGAAGAAAACCACCTTGCTCGTGCTGGCCGGGGGCAAGGATCAACTGGCCACGCGGGTGCGCATTGCCCAGTCGGCCCTGCGTAATGACCGGTTGCCGTCCTATTGGTCCGACTGCTTTCTGCTCAAGATCAAGGATGACGGCTTGTCAGGCGCCAAGGTCTTTCACGTGCCTTTGATCCAGCCGGCCAGACCGTTCGCGACCGAGCGCAACGGTGTGGTGGAGGAGGATCTGGCGTTTCTGTCGAACAAGGACGAATGGCCGAATCTGGCGTTGCTGGCGTTTCCGGTCGATCAGCGCGACGTGGTGTCGAAGCTGAAAAGGTTCATGATCGATCGCAACAGCCTCGATGCCCTGGAGCACATTCTCAAATGGCTGGCGTATGCCTGGGGTGTTTCGCGAACCCCCAATCCGGTGCACGAAGACATGGGTTTCCCCTCGGCGTGCATGCTGGAGGTGGCGTTTTCCGCCGCTCAACTTGACCTGACGCCGGGCCTGGCTTCAAAGGTTTCCTGCCCCGAAGCGATCTGGAGCACGGCCTGTTACTGGCAGAAATACTACGAGCAGAGTCGTGGCGCGGTGCCCTTGGGACGGTACGTGATCGGGCACACCTACGACATCGATGACGGCAGACCGAAACGGGGGAAATGACCGGGCGCTCCTTTGGAAGACCCGTGTTTGAGCGGTTGTTGTAAGCATTGAGGCAAGAATCGTGATGGTCATTGGAAATGTTATTGTATAACATAAAAATGATTTCATCTGATCGATGTCACTGACCTGTCCGTGTGGCAGTGGCATCGATCCTTACTTTTCTGCCTTACGGAATTTAGAAATGCCTTCCCGTTACCACTCCTTCCAGCCAAGCCTGTTGGCGGCTGCGCTGCTGATCACGTCCCCCGCATTCGCCGCCGAACCCCTCGAACTGCAACCGCAAGTCATCACCGGCAATCCGCTGGGCAGCCAGAGCCTGGCTTCGCCCTCGACGGTGTTGAGCGGCGATGAGCTGACGCTGCAGCAGAAGGGCAGCCTGGGCGAAACCCTGAACAAACAGCCGGGCGTGTCGTCGTCCTACTTCGGGCCGGGCGCCAGTCGCCCGATCATTCGTGGGCAGGACGGCGATCGCATTCGCATTCTGCGCAACGGCGTCGGCGCGCTCGACGCCTCGTCGCTGTCCTACGACCACGCCGTGCCGCTGGACCCGGTCAACGTCGAACGCATCGAAATCGTCCGTGGCCCGGCCGCGTTGTTGTATGGCGGCAGCGCCATCGGCGGGGTGGTCAACACCTTCGACAACCGCATCCCGACCGAAGCCATCGACGGCATCCACGGTGCCGGCGAGCTGCGCTACGGCGGCGCCGACACCACCCGCAGCAGCGCGGGGAAACTCGAGGCCGGCAACGGCCAGTTCGCCTTGCACCTGGACGCCAGCGCCCGCGAGTTCAATGACCTGAAAATCCCCGGCTACGCCAAAAGCAGCCGCGAACGGGCGGGCGACGATGGCGATTCCAGCAAGCATCGTCTGGCCAATAGCGACGGTCGTCAGGACGGCGGCGCGGTGGGCGGGTCTTACACCTGGGACGACGGTTATGCGGGGCTGTCGTACAGCAATTACGACTCCAACTACGGCTCGCCGGCCGAAGACGACGTGCGCATTCGCATGCAGCAGGAGCACTACGCGTTCGCCTCGGAAATCCGCAACCTGGAAGGCCCGTTCAGCTCGGTCAAGTTCGACGCCGGCTACACCGATTACCAGCACCGTGAAATTGAAGGCGGTGAGGTCGGCACCACGTTCAAGAACAAGGGCTACGAAGCGCGGGTCGAAGCCCGGCACCAGCCGTTGGGGCCGTTCAACGGGGTGATCGGCGCACAGGTCAGTCGCAATGAATTCTCGGCGCTGGGCGAAGAAGCCTTCGTGCCGCAGACCGACACCAACGCCGGTGCACTGTTCGTTCTGGAAGAGCTGCAAGCCACGGATCGCTTGCTGTTCACCCTTGGTGGTCGCCTGGAGCACACCACGGTCGACCCGGACGCCAAAGGCAACGAGCGCTTTGCCAATGCCGACCGCTCCAGCAGTTTCACCGCCGGCAGCCTGTCGTCCGGCGCGGTGTACACACTGACGCCGATCTGGTCGGTCGCCGCCACGCTGGGCTACACCGAGCGGGCGCCAACGTTCTATGAGCTGTACGCCAACGGCGCCCACGTCGCGACCGGTACGTATGAAGTCGGGGATGCGGGCCTGTCGAAGGAAAAAGCCGTCTCCAGCGATCTGGCGCTGCGCTTTGACAATGGCACGCACAAGGGCAGCGTGGGCGTGTTCTACAGCCACTTCTCCAATTACATCGGCTTGCTCGGCACCGGCCGCACGCTGAATGACGAAGGGGAAGAGGACGCGGGCGGAATTCCCGAATACGCCTATTCCGGTGTCCGTGCGCGCTTCAGCGGTATCGAGGCCCAGGATCGCTGGCAGCTCGGCGAGAGCGCCTATGGCAAGTTCGCGCTGGAATTGTCGGGCGACTACACCCGCGCCAAGAACCTCGACAACGGTCAGGATCTGCCGCGCATTGCGCCGCTGCGGTTGAACACCGGTCTGCTCTGGGAGCTGGATCGCTGGCAGGCGCGGATCGATGTGGAGCACGCCAGCGCTCAGCATCGGGTGCCGGACAATGAAAGCAGCACCGATGGCTACACCACGCTGGGTGCGAATGTGGGGTATCACTTTGACGTCGGCCAGAGCAAATGGCTGGCCTTCGTCAATGCCGAGAACCTGACCAACCAGACTGTGCGCTACGCCAGCTCGATCCTGCGCGACATTGCGCCGGCAGAAGGGCGAAGCATTCAGGTCGGGCTGCGCAGCACGTTCTGATCGTTCCCCGCGATCT from Pseudomonas allokribbensis encodes the following:
- a CDS encoding alkaline phosphatase D family protein; translated protein: MMLSARPLIGPPGIFRVWVGAFGVINPPVPRFTIDGTPAATVGPAVFFEVRDKQRQAGSGNSPANHQGVFELQSPGPGDHVVVVSLAGETSSVRLREMPARVTEPFAGGFTMLLASCYYQKNDKGALASLQSRLKSRPDMVLLAGDQVYLDLPLHEDLPGNEPALSRMLGDKYAKHWLSREKQINGLDPLLQLAPTACIPDDHEYWNNAPHFSPWLPCTYTAQSRQMLASAGRNLYEDFQLGGDPASHQGAQRIEVDPLRMILLDTRSDRDPGGAYDGRYGLMSKATEDDLVQWQNDLLNDHRAGKLTIGVLAAGQTLFSKAPPWYSEWADSDLQSYAQFGIILRVLRTVCEAGIPVVFLSGDVHYSTISRATWTKTGQECLFEVVSSPVCQIDGPPTKADPPVTDLDAKRFQTKWVDHYSGNVVLTINFLRGGGSVDMNITLYPLDGGHLSPRALETIRLTPRH
- a CDS encoding TonB-dependent receptor produces the protein MPSRYHSFQPSLLAAALLITSPAFAAEPLELQPQVITGNPLGSQSLASPSTVLSGDELTLQQKGSLGETLNKQPGVSSSYFGPGASRPIIRGQDGDRIRILRNGVGALDASSLSYDHAVPLDPVNVERIEIVRGPAALLYGGSAIGGVVNTFDNRIPTEAIDGIHGAGELRYGGADTTRSSAGKLEAGNGQFALHLDASAREFNDLKIPGYAKSSRERAGDDGDSSKHRLANSDGRQDGGAVGGSYTWDDGYAGLSYSNYDSNYGSPAEDDVRIRMQQEHYAFASEIRNLEGPFSSVKFDAGYTDYQHREIEGGEVGTTFKNKGYEARVEARHQPLGPFNGVIGAQVSRNEFSALGEEAFVPQTDTNAGALFVLEELQATDRLLFTLGGRLEHTTVDPDAKGNERFANADRSSSFTAGSLSSGAVYTLTPIWSVAATLGYTERAPTFYELYANGAHVATGTYEVGDAGLSKEKAVSSDLALRFDNGTHKGSVGVFYSHFSNYIGLLGTGRTLNDEGEEDAGGIPEYAYSGVRARFSGIEAQDRWQLGESAYGKFALELSGDYTRAKNLDNGQDLPRIAPLRLNTGLLWELDRWQARIDVEHASAQHRVPDNESSTDGYTTLGANVGYHFDVGQSKWLAFVNAENLTNQTVRYASSILRDIAPAEGRSIQVGLRSTF